From a region of the Daphnia pulicaria isolate SC F1-1A chromosome 1, SC_F0-13Bv2, whole genome shotgun sequence genome:
- the LOC124326824 gene encoding uncharacterized protein LOC124326824: MGRIFASLSPVGILVLLCWSITIANGLSVEERLQQLSDQLIEVRQVLKENVVQLEIKDARLEVLEQKVARLELALENERVVNSKSIFKYVDAVNAIRSGGKSGSIHRTCREAHLADPSLTSGMTWIDPDGQGVGDNPIYVYCDMIKESTSIPHDSEGPLNVGHCADPGCYSRAINYNATSRQMSALAELSAECHQIIKYDCNFSPFEIGGVSYCWWNDKGGIAKYFWSGNNTDTHTCQCGIDGNCVETSFKCNCDSAAPIQLSDNGVITDKTILPITRLNFGRTQLETSSGVHTLGRFECTGQVSITGMPKSCEDLWRKGHTLSGLYSVMGTAMIETVYCDFTKLPSDPGFQTWIGYADVKSSPTYFYAQRNAQLSEIKIPIPFDVELLNVGGAMNFTSGKFTAPVAGKYFFSFTGLVQFSGSSTQQYGQVSMYKNGDLTAKSFSDEISAANQYETISLQSTLNLSKGDQIWLEIDSLTPGTNLNGYGYDQFNGFLLEEDISQFVKTLLV; the protein is encoded by the exons atGGGTCGCATCTTCGCTTCGCTATCACCAGTTGgaattttagttttattatGCTGGTCTATTACGATCGCAAATGGCCTTTCTGTAGAGGAGCGCTTGCAACAATTATCTGATCAGTTG ATTGAAGTGAGACAAGTATTGAAAGAGAATGTCGTTCAACTGGAAATCAAAGACGCCAGGCTAGAAGTGCTCGAACAAAAAGTTGCCAGGTTGGAACTCGCCCTGGAGAATGAACGAGTAGTCAACTCAAAATCCATTTTTAAATACGTCGATGCAGTAAACGCCATCAGGTCAGGTGGAAAGAGTGGCAGCATCCACAGAACGTGCAGAGAGGCTCATCTAGCAGACCCATCTCTCACTTCCGGAATGACCTGGATCGATCCTGACGGTCAGGGAGTTGGGGACAACCCCATTTACGTATACTGCGACATGATCAAAG AATCCACATCCATCCCACACGATAGCGAAGGACCTTTGAACGTGGGCCATTGCGCCGATCCTGGTTGTTATTCCAGAGCCATCAACTACAACGCCACTAGCAGACAAATGTCAGCTTTGGCTGAGTTATCGGCGGAATGTCATCAGATAATTAAA TATGATTGcaacttttctccttttgaaatTGGCGGGGTTTCTTATTGTTGGTGGAACGACAAAGGAGGCATTGCCAAATATTTCTGGTCGGGCAACAACACAGACACCCACACCTGCCAGTGCGGGATCGATGGAAATTGCGTCGAAACTTCTTTCAAATGCAATTGCGACTCTGCTGCGCCTATCCAGTTATCCGACAATG GAGTCATTACTGATAAAACTATTCTGCCCATTACTCGGCTGAATTTTGGTCGAACTCAACTAGAGACTTCGTCAGGTGTCCACACACTTGGCCGTTTTGAATGTACCGGACAAGTGAGCATCACTGGAATGCCAAAGTCATGCGAAGATTTGTGGAGAAAGGGGCACACCTTGAGCGGATTATATTCCGTTATGGGAACGGCAATGATTGAAACTGTTTATTGCGATTTTACTAAACTGCCCTCTGATCCAG GTTTCCAGACGTGGATTGGTTACGCAGATGTTAAATCATCACCTACCTACTTCTACGCTCAAAGAAACGCACAGCTTAGCGAAATTAAGATCCCCATTCCATTCGACGTTGAACTACTAAACGTGGGAGGAGCCATGAATTTTACATCAGGCAAATTCACGGCACCGGTCGCGGGCAAATACTTTTTCTCCTTCACGGGACTGGTACAATTTAGCGGATCTTCGACTCAACAATATGGTCAGGTTTCTATGTACAAGAACGGGGATCTAACTGCAAAGAGTTTTTCTGACGAGATCAGCGCCGCTAACCAGTATGAAACCATTTCCCTTCAGTCAACGTTAAATTTGAGCAAGGGAGATCAAATCTGGTTAGAAATTGATTCCTTGACACCAGGGACGAATTTGAATGGATATGGATACGACCAATTTAATGGTTTCCTGCTCGAAGAAGACATTTCCCAGTTTGTAAAAACGTTGCTGGTGTGA
- the LOC124326839 gene encoding uncharacterized protein LOC124326839, with product MVQCSTGIIRIGLLVLLPWPSYSAKATFTLEELHEQLQGLRENYIKLKEDIVAIVAKNAQLEAKDKMLEEKVARLELELRSQEKIQVAAGNNNTPRTCHEIHDTDPSLTSGMYWIDPDGQGVGEAPISVFCDMSTGSTVVSHDSELPMEVDHCPDPGCYSRAINYNGTSIRQLKALAEMSAKCQQSIKYDCNFAPLEFSNAAYSWWNDKDGNPQYFWAGSDSSVHICQCGIDGQCVDAAVKCNCDSMAPVQLTDYGVITDKEILPITRLNFGRTQLDTSSGVHTLGRFECSGQMSETGMTSSCQDLWRKGHTLSGLYSVMGTAMIETVYCDFAKLPSDSGFQTWIGYADVKSSPTYFYAQRNASSFNETKIPIPFDVELLNMGGAMNLTSGKFTAPVAGKYFFSFTGLVRFTGSATLQYCRIFLYKNGDPTALSSSDEISTAAQYETLSLQSTLNLNKGDQIWLEIYSMTPGTNLNGYGYDHFNGFLLEEDISQFVNQFMF from the exons ATGGTTCAGTGTTCGACAGGAATCATTCGAATTGGTTTGCTGGTATTATTACCCTGGCCGAGTTACTCAGCCAAGGCTACTTTTACCTTGGAGGAATTACACGAGCAATTACAAGGGCTAAGAGAAAATTAC attaaattaaaagaagatATCGTAGCCATCGTAGCTAAAAATGCTCAACTAGAAGCGAAAGAT AAAATGTTGGAAGAAAAAGTCGCCCGACTGGAACTTGAATTACGAAgtcaagaaaaaatacaagtaGCAGCCGGGAACAACAACACGCCAAGAACATGTCACGAGATTCACGATACTGATCCGTCCCTGACATCCGGAATGTATTGGATCGATCCGGACGGTCAAGGAGTTGGCGAAGCTCCCATTTCCGTTTTTTGTGACATGTCGACAG gatCAACTGTCGTTTCCCACGATAGTGAGTTACCAATGGAAGTAGACCATTGCCCTGATCCTGGATGCTATTCCAGGGCAATCAATTACAATGGGACCAGCATAAGACAACTGAAAGCCTTGGCTGAAATGTCCGCAAAATGCCAGCAGTCAATTAAG TATGATTGCAACTTCGCCCCGTTGGAGTTCAGTAACGCCGCTTACTCCTGGTGGAACGACAAAGACGGAAATCCGCAATATTTCTGGGCCGGAAGTGATTCGAGTGTTCACATTTGTCAGTGCGGGATTGACGGACAATGCGTTGATGCCGCCGTCAAATGCAATTGTGACTCCATGGCGCCAGTGCAATTAACCGATTATG GTGTCATAACAGACAAGGAGATCTTGCCCATTACGCGCCTAAATTTCGGACGGACCCAGCTGGACACTTCGTCCGGTGTTCACACCCTGGGCCGTTTCGAATGTTCAGGGCAGATGAGTGAAACGGGAATGACATCCTCATGCCAAGATTTGTGGAGAAAGGGGCACACCTTGAGCGGATTATATTCCGTTATGGGAACGGCAATGATTGAAACTGTTTATTGCGATTTTGCTAAACTGCCCTCTGACTCAG GGTTCCAGACGTGGATCGGATACGCGGATGTTAAATCATCTCCTACCTACTTCTACGCTCAAAGAAACGCTTCCTCTTTTAACGAAACTAAAATTCCTATTCCCTTCGACGTTGAACTACTAAACATGGGAGGAGCCATGAATTTGACATCAGGCAAATTCACGGCACCGGTAGCGGGCAAATACTTTTTCTCCTTCACGGGACTGGTACGATTTACGGGATCTGCGACTCTACAGTATTGCCGGATTTTTTTGTATAAGAATGGGGATCCAACAGCACTAAGTTCTTCTGACGAGATCAGCACCGCAGCGCAATATGAAACCCTTTCCCTTCAGTCAacgttaaatttaaataagggAGATCAAATCTGGTTAGAAATTTATTCTATGACACCAGGGACGAATTTGAATGGATATGGATACGACCATTTTAATGGTTTCCTGCTAGAGGAAGACATTTCCCAGTTTGTAAACCAATTTATGTTTTGA
- the LOC124321153 gene encoding caspase-1-like has translation MEEVGIKNNELGSKHDEPDVKFKQPGLNTDLPSFAFLPVDRDSEAYNMNHVKRGKACIFNHENFNPNLDLKPRAGTSKDRDNLYMRLRELDFDVTYFNDLTFNELNTEIIKLASEDHSEHDCVLVALMSHGDDGILYAKDQQYKPEKLWSHFTSDQCPTLAGKPKLFFIQACQGDRLDAGTTMLPRVTETDSPSAVAYKIPTHADFLIAYSTVPGFYSWRNTTNGSWFVQALCYVLSERGREDDLLSLMTTVSRIVSIGFESNTPQDSNMHQRKQIPCVTSLLTRKIYFKRKTTRRI, from the exons atggaggAAGTTGGAATTAAGAATAATGAATTGGGTTCAAAACATGATGAACCTGATGTTAAATTCAAAca GCCTGGCTTGAATACTGACCTTCCAAGTTTTGCTTTCCTACCTGTTGATCGTGACTCAGAAGCATATAACATGAATCATGTGAAGCGAGGAAAGGCTTGCATCTTTAATCATGAAAACTTCAACCCCAATCTTGATTTAAAACCACGTGCTGGAACATCTAAAGACAGAGACAACCTGTACATGAGGTTGAGGGAACTGGACTTTGATGTCACATATTTCAATGATCTGACATTCAATGAACTAAATActgaaataattaaat TGGCAAGTGAGGATCACTCTGAACATGATTGTGTTCTTGTTGCATTGATGTCCCATGGTGATGATGGCATATTGTATGCCAAAGACCAACAGTACAAACCTGAAAAATTGTGGTCCCACTTTACGTCTGACCAATGTCCCACATTGGCTGGAAAACCAAagcttttctttattcag GCTTGCCAGGGGGACAGATTGGATGCAGGTACAACAATGTTGCCCAGAGTCACAGAAACCGATTCGCCCAGTGCAGTGGCTTACAAAATACCCACTCACGCGGATTTCCTGATTGCGTATTCAACTGTTCCGG GTTTCTATTCCTGGCGCAATACGACTAACGGATCTTGGTTCGTCCAGGCGTTGTGCTACGTGCTGTCGGAGCGCGGCCGAGAAGACGATCTACTCTCCTTGATGACGACCGTCTCTCGGATAGTCTCAATCGGCTTCGAATCCAATACGCCTCAAGACTCGAACATGCACCAGCGCAAGCAAATTCCCTGCGTCACGAGTCTCTTGACtcggaaaatttatttcaagcgCAAAACGACTCGCcgtatttga